A stretch of Gadus macrocephalus chromosome 17, ASM3116895v1 DNA encodes these proteins:
- the LOC132445432 gene encoding F-box only protein 41-like isoform X1 produces the protein MLVAAADQTFSCPGCGSEGTFNSVLDLQNHLVNTHTYQTLLGLSKVRARSSTPGFLLRLPGPTVSQGQSSSLGMESTRDPLPLAGLDLASSTASTQLLRVMLGAAGGSSLGVPQDPSRALALPSPTGLTSTAFLALEDHIGLRRSLGLELGYPPVECFSVGPGLEERLELRLDMQVATAVAELEERVRGRVHHLKAELQEREAELERERRKGERLVREKDEVEERAAYLSRQASIAMEMMEGVKRELKGKEDELAKRKQDMHQVQVFLRDTAEKEAEAKMKLQMFMESLLDRADHAERQLLQIAPGHTHPQRHVHTPMYTHTPGHTHRGVSSPVWGRAGRSLDGSVEDMLGARSPVTMATQRSYSVSGSYRLGDQLYNHHPYNDWAGGNRWVNSYHRYHSTEEEKEEEEDDEDDEEQIWNTPEMIRRTAAPDLSPSSNGCHSTHCLGVETLRLRAGLFCVFPYLDVASLLHAAEVCTDWRCVARHPAVWTRLLLENVTVSTKFLVTLSQWCTQTRSLVLKNLRGRTRRPGESREDYQTLKRGCLEEGVEAVLRSAGGSLLYLSVCQCSNVLTDRSLWLASCYSPNLHTITYRSPGEGVGQEVLWALGAGCRTIAHMKFTPLNPSQQPHRLGNRSLQTIGRCWPDLRSLSVGGAGCGTQGLAAVVRSCVCLLELELECVSKVDLKVATELCNNGLTNLETLTLTHTAITEEAILHFQSKCVNLRSMVVLMRKSHANEGSLEEDSVFRDNLEALKVLTRSPGLCGILQVKEEY, from the exons ATGCTGGTAGCAGCAGCTGACCAGACCTTCTCATGTCCAGGCTGTGGATCAGAAGGGACCTTCAACTCCGTCCTGGACCTCCAAAACCAcctggtcaacacacacacctatcagaCCCTGCTCGGTCTATCCAAG GTGCGTGCCAGGAGCTCTACACCAGGGTTCCTCCTGCGCCTCCCTGGTCCGACTGTCTCCCAGGGACAGAGCTCCTCCCTGGGCATGGAGTCCACCAGAGACCCCCTGCCTCTGGCCGGTCTGGACCtggcctcctccaccgcctccacccagcTTCTCAGGGTGATGTTAGGGGCCGCAGGAGGATCTTCTCTGGGAGTCCCCCAGGACCCCTCCAGGGCTCTGGCTCTGCCTAGCCCTACAGGCCTCACATCCACTGCCTTTTTAGCTCTGGAGGACCATATAGGCCTCAGGAGGAGCCTGGGGCTGGAGTTGGGGTATCCCCCAGTGGAGTGCTTCTCCGTGGGGCCAGGCCTGGAAGAAAGACTAGAGCTGAGGCTGGACATGCAGGTGGCCACCGCCGTAGCCGagttggaggagagggtgagggggcgtGTCCATCACCTGAAGGCGGAGCTACAGGAAAGAGAGGCGGAgctagagcgagagaggaggaagggagaacgTCTCGTGAGAGAGAAGGACGAAGTGGAGGAGAGAGCGGCGTACCTGTCCAGACAG GCTTCCATAGCCATGGAGATGATGGAGGGAGTAAAGCGAGAACTGAAGGGCAAAGAGGACGAACTGGCCAAACGAAAAca ggatATGCATCAGGTGCAGGTGTTCCTGAGAGATACAGCAGAGAAGGAGGCAGAAGCTAAAATGAAACTACAG ATGTTTATGGAGTCGTTACTCGATCGAGCCGACCATGCAGAGAGACAGCTGCTGCAGATCGCACCCGGTCACACGCACCCGCAacgacacgtacacacaccgatgtacacacacactccgggacacacacacagaggtgtcTCCTCACCTGTGTGGGGTCGCGCAGGGCGGAGCTTGGATGGCAGTGTGGAGGACATGCTTGGAGCCAGGTCGCCGGTAACCATGGCAACTCAG aGGAGTTACAGTGTTTCTGGATCTTATAGACTTGGAGACCAACTCTACAACCACCATCCATACAACGACTg GGCTGGAGGGAACCGCTGGGTGAACAGCTACCATCGTTACCACAGTaccgaggaggagaaggaggaggaagaggatgacgaAGACGACGAGGAGCAGATATGGAACACACCTGAGATGATAAGACGGACTGCTGCACCAG ATTTGTCTCCCTCCTCTAATGGTTGCCATAGCACCCATTGCCTGGGGGTGGAGACTCTACGGTTGAGGGCGGGGCTTTTTTGTGTCTTCCCATATTTGGACGTTGCTTCCCTGCTGCATGCGGCTGAGGTGTGCACTGATTGGAGGTGCGTTGCTAGGCACCCGGCTGTATGGACACGCCTACTTCTGGAGAACGTCACGGTGTCCACCAAG ttcctGGTCACCCTGTCTCAGTGGTGTACACAGACCCGGTCCCTGGTTCTGAAGAACCTGAGAGGCAGAACCAGACGAcctggagagagcagagaggactACCAGACCCTCAAACG gGGCTGCCTGGAGGAAGGGGTGGAGGCTGTCTTGCGCTCAGCGGGGGGCAGTCtgctctacctgtctgtctgtcagtgttcCAATGTGCTGACAGACAGGTCCCTGTGGCTGGCCAGCTGCTACTCCCCCAACCTACACACCATCACGTACag GAGTCCCGGTGAGGGGGTGGGTCAGGAGGTCTTGTGGGCGCTGGGAGCCGGCTGCAGAACCATAGCTCACATGAAGTTCACCCCCCTAAACCCCAG CCAGCAGCCTCATCGCCTTGGCAACCGTAGCCTGCAGACCATCGGTCGGTGTTGGCCGGACCTGCGCTCCCTCAGCGTGGGCGGGGCCGGGTGTGGCACTCAGGGATTGGCTGCTGTGG tgcgcagctgtgtgtgtctattagaGCTGGAGTTGGAGTGCGTTTCAAAGGTCGACCTGAAGGTGGCGACAGAGCTCTGTAATAACGGACTCACCAACTTGGAGACTTTGACGTTGacgcacactgccatcactGAGGAAGCTATACTGCACTTTCAAA gtaaATGTGTTAATCTCAGGTCCATGGTGGTGCTGATGAGGAAGAGTCATGCTAACGAAGGTTCGCTTGAGGAGGACAGCGTGTTCAGAGATAACCTGGAGGCTCTTAAG gttcTAACCCGGTCTCCAGGTCTTTGTGGCATCCTGCAGGTCAAAGAAGAATACTGA
- the LOC132445432 gene encoding F-box only protein 41-like isoform X2: MESTRDPLPLAGLDLASSTASTQLLRVMLGAAGGSSLGVPQDPSRALALPSPTGLTSTAFLALEDHIGLRRSLGLELGYPPVECFSVGPGLEERLELRLDMQVATAVAELEERVRGRVHHLKAELQEREAELERERRKGERLVREKDEVEERAAYLSRQASIAMEMMEGVKRELKGKEDELAKRKQDMHQVQVFLRDTAEKEAEAKMKLQMFMESLLDRADHAERQLLQIAPGHTHPQRHVHTPMYTHTPGHTHRGVSSPVWGRAGRSLDGSVEDMLGARSPVTMATQRSYSVSGSYRLGDQLYNHHPYNDWAGGNRWVNSYHRYHSTEEEKEEEEDDEDDEEQIWNTPEMIRRTAAPDLSPSSNGCHSTHCLGVETLRLRAGLFCVFPYLDVASLLHAAEVCTDWRCVARHPAVWTRLLLENVTVSTKFLVTLSQWCTQTRSLVLKNLRGRTRRPGESREDYQTLKRGCLEEGVEAVLRSAGGSLLYLSVCQCSNVLTDRSLWLASCYSPNLHTITYRSPGEGVGQEVLWALGAGCRTIAHMKFTPLNPSQQPHRLGNRSLQTIGRCWPDLRSLSVGGAGCGTQGLAAVVRSCVCLLELELECVSKVDLKVATELCNNGLTNLETLTLTHTAITEEAILHFQSKCVNLRSMVVLMRKSHANEGSLEEDSVFRDNLEALKVLTRSPGLCGILQVKEEY; the protein is encoded by the exons ATGGAGTCCACCAGAGACCCCCTGCCTCTGGCCGGTCTGGACCtggcctcctccaccgcctccacccagcTTCTCAGGGTGATGTTAGGGGCCGCAGGAGGATCTTCTCTGGGAGTCCCCCAGGACCCCTCCAGGGCTCTGGCTCTGCCTAGCCCTACAGGCCTCACATCCACTGCCTTTTTAGCTCTGGAGGACCATATAGGCCTCAGGAGGAGCCTGGGGCTGGAGTTGGGGTATCCCCCAGTGGAGTGCTTCTCCGTGGGGCCAGGCCTGGAAGAAAGACTAGAGCTGAGGCTGGACATGCAGGTGGCCACCGCCGTAGCCGagttggaggagagggtgagggggcgtGTCCATCACCTGAAGGCGGAGCTACAGGAAAGAGAGGCGGAgctagagcgagagaggaggaagggagaacgTCTCGTGAGAGAGAAGGACGAAGTGGAGGAGAGAGCGGCGTACCTGTCCAGACAG GCTTCCATAGCCATGGAGATGATGGAGGGAGTAAAGCGAGAACTGAAGGGCAAAGAGGACGAACTGGCCAAACGAAAAca ggatATGCATCAGGTGCAGGTGTTCCTGAGAGATACAGCAGAGAAGGAGGCAGAAGCTAAAATGAAACTACAG ATGTTTATGGAGTCGTTACTCGATCGAGCCGACCATGCAGAGAGACAGCTGCTGCAGATCGCACCCGGTCACACGCACCCGCAacgacacgtacacacaccgatgtacacacacactccgggacacacacacagaggtgtcTCCTCACCTGTGTGGGGTCGCGCAGGGCGGAGCTTGGATGGCAGTGTGGAGGACATGCTTGGAGCCAGGTCGCCGGTAACCATGGCAACTCAG aGGAGTTACAGTGTTTCTGGATCTTATAGACTTGGAGACCAACTCTACAACCACCATCCATACAACGACTg GGCTGGAGGGAACCGCTGGGTGAACAGCTACCATCGTTACCACAGTaccgaggaggagaaggaggaggaagaggatgacgaAGACGACGAGGAGCAGATATGGAACACACCTGAGATGATAAGACGGACTGCTGCACCAG ATTTGTCTCCCTCCTCTAATGGTTGCCATAGCACCCATTGCCTGGGGGTGGAGACTCTACGGTTGAGGGCGGGGCTTTTTTGTGTCTTCCCATATTTGGACGTTGCTTCCCTGCTGCATGCGGCTGAGGTGTGCACTGATTGGAGGTGCGTTGCTAGGCACCCGGCTGTATGGACACGCCTACTTCTGGAGAACGTCACGGTGTCCACCAAG ttcctGGTCACCCTGTCTCAGTGGTGTACACAGACCCGGTCCCTGGTTCTGAAGAACCTGAGAGGCAGAACCAGACGAcctggagagagcagagaggactACCAGACCCTCAAACG gGGCTGCCTGGAGGAAGGGGTGGAGGCTGTCTTGCGCTCAGCGGGGGGCAGTCtgctctacctgtctgtctgtcagtgttcCAATGTGCTGACAGACAGGTCCCTGTGGCTGGCCAGCTGCTACTCCCCCAACCTACACACCATCACGTACag GAGTCCCGGTGAGGGGGTGGGTCAGGAGGTCTTGTGGGCGCTGGGAGCCGGCTGCAGAACCATAGCTCACATGAAGTTCACCCCCCTAAACCCCAG CCAGCAGCCTCATCGCCTTGGCAACCGTAGCCTGCAGACCATCGGTCGGTGTTGGCCGGACCTGCGCTCCCTCAGCGTGGGCGGGGCCGGGTGTGGCACTCAGGGATTGGCTGCTGTGG tgcgcagctgtgtgtgtctattagaGCTGGAGTTGGAGTGCGTTTCAAAGGTCGACCTGAAGGTGGCGACAGAGCTCTGTAATAACGGACTCACCAACTTGGAGACTTTGACGTTGacgcacactgccatcactGAGGAAGCTATACTGCACTTTCAAA gtaaATGTGTTAATCTCAGGTCCATGGTGGTGCTGATGAGGAAGAGTCATGCTAACGAAGGTTCGCTTGAGGAGGACAGCGTGTTCAGAGATAACCTGGAGGCTCTTAAG gttcTAACCCGGTCTCCAGGTCTTTGTGGCATCCTGCAGGTCAAAGAAGAATACTGA
- the LOC132445611 gene encoding early growth response protein 4-like codes for MLLEREDSFLSELEGACSAWVDSVGSSLGDHSECDTSSPFSQAFSPGTDASDSDFFSDLSDCSSDTLSPSLASSAAFFASSEPAAELSSSADAILNMITEIVGVCSELEHHPASSPPSLQPTCVPAGYGSVADPGPCASSPGSPPALLVVKSEFQASSCGGGSGCVQLPGTGYNGLPSTTEPLLPLSALEQQVDVAEFLESLVGSEAAAGDVPSLAQEIKQEPLALEEWLKSLMSVPGVNGGDSADYVINRPVIKTEPTPCGLALSLPPAALPFTLDAFLLSSLLPGAFPMPNIVNAQTAGAAKVSGRARKATSAVKVKPFPCCVQGCERRFSRSDELNRHVRIHTGQKPFQCTICARSFSRSDHLTTHTRTHTGEKPFSCDVCGKRFARSDEKKRHGRVHVKQQLRAQMMAAYSMAFSAPGGV; via the exons ATGCTTCTGGAGCGCGAGGACAGCTTCCTGTCGGAGTTGGAGGGCGCGTGCAGCGCCTGGGTGGACAGCGTGGGCTCCAGCCTCGGGGACCACAGTGAATGTGACACGAGCTCGCCCTTCTCCCAAG ccttcTCCCCGGGGACCGACGCCTCCGACTCGGACTTCTTCTCCGACCTCAGCGACTGCTCCTCGGACACCCTCTCCCCGTCACTCGCCTCCTCCGCGGCCTTCTTCGCCTCCTCCGAGCCGGCGGCGGAGCTGAGCAGCAGCGCCGACGCCATCCTCAACATGATCACCGAGATAGTGGGCGTCTGCAGCGAGCTCGAGCATCATCCCGCCTCCTCTCCGCCATCACTCCAACCGACATGCGTGCCCGCGGGCTACGGCAGCGTTGCCGACCCCGGCCCCTGCGCGTCCTCCCCCGGGTCCCCCCCGGCCCTGCTGGTGGTGAAGAGCGAGTTCCAGGCCTCCAGCTGCGGCGGCGGCAGTGGCTGCGTGCAGCTCCCGGGGACCGGCTATAACGGGCTGCCGTCCACCACCGAGCCGCTGCTCCCGCTCTCGGCGCTCGAGCAACAGGTGGACGTGGCGGAGTTTCTGGAGTCGCTGGTCGGGAGCGAGGCGGCCGCGGGAGACGTTCCGTCCCTGGCTCAAGAGATCAAACAGGAGCCGCTGGCCCTGGAGGAGTGGCTGAAGAGTCTGATGTCAGTCCCCGGCGTGAACGGAGGAGACTCCGCTGACTACGTCATTAACCGACCCGTCATCAAGACGGAGCCCACGCCctgcggcctcgcgctgtccCTCCCGCCCGCCGCCCTCCCCTTCACCCTTGACGccttcctcctttcctccctcctgcCCGGCGCGTTCCCGATGCCCAACATCGTCAACGCGCAGACCGCGGGGGCCGCCAAGGTCTCGGGCAGAGCCAGGAAAGCCACGAGCGCCGTCAAGGTGAAGCCGTTCCCGTGCTGCGTGCAGGGCTGCGAGCGCCGCTTCTCCCGCTCGGACGAGCTCAACCGCCACGTGCGCATTCACACCGGACAGAAGCCGTTCCAGTGCACGATATGCGCGCGCAGCTTCAGCCGCAGCGACCACCTcaccacgcacacgcgcacgcacacggggGAGAAGCCATTCTCGTGCGACGTCTGCGGCAAGCGCTTCGCTCGCAGCGACGAGAAGAAAAGGCACGGGCGCGTGCACGTCAAGCAGCAACTGCGCGCACAGATGATGGCCGCGTACTCGATGGCGTTCAGCGCGCCCGGGGGCGTCTAA